The Candidatus Cloacimonas sp. genome contains a region encoding:
- a CDS encoding asparaginase — protein MKKNILIILTGGTISMKVSDPDGVIPGNEFGDFLRQFPQLNSVANVDVMDYLNIPSPYMTPEMMFELAKMIDLKIIDYDGVVVTHGTDTLEETAFLSDLVLTTRKPVIFTAAMRSGNEIGLDGPRNIIGSVRVACHPDSMDKGVLVVMNDEIHTARDVVKSDTGKIDSFISPGYGPIGIVDPDKIVYHRASLYRENVWTDQLDTRVELIKAVAGMDDKFIKCCMQNEVKAIVIEAFGRGNLPKSLIPVIEEVLAQKILVVITSRTYTGRVLPEYGYDGGGKHLESIGCILASDMKGVKVRLKLMALFGKYHDVDIVRRFFIQSLL, from the coding sequence ATGAAAAAGAACATTCTTATCATATTAACCGGCGGAACCATCTCAATGAAGGTTTCAGATCCGGATGGAGTAATTCCCGGAAACGAATTTGGCGATTTTTTACGGCAATTTCCTCAGCTCAATAGTGTTGCCAATGTTGATGTAATGGACTATTTAAATATTCCCAGCCCCTATATGACTCCGGAAATGATGTTTGAACTGGCAAAAATGATAGACCTGAAAATAATCGATTATGATGGAGTGGTTGTCACCCACGGAACGGATACTTTGGAAGAAACCGCTTTTTTATCCGACCTGGTTTTAACTACTCGCAAACCGGTAATTTTTACTGCAGCCATGCGTTCCGGAAATGAAATTGGCTTGGATGGTCCCCGCAATATAATTGGAAGTGTGAGAGTTGCCTGTCATCCTGACTCAATGGATAAAGGTGTTCTGGTGGTTATGAATGATGAAATTCATACGGCGCGCGATGTGGTAAAATCCGATACAGGTAAAATTGATTCTTTTATTTCCCCCGGTTATGGCCCAATCGGCATTGTAGATCCCGATAAAATTGTGTATCATAGAGCTTCTCTCTATCGTGAAAATGTGTGGACAGATCAATTGGATACAAGAGTGGAACTGATTAAAGCAGTAGCCGGTATGGATGATAAATTTATAAAATGCTGTATGCAAAATGAAGTTAAAGCAATTGTGATTGAGGCATTTGGACGCGGTAATCTGCCCAAAAGTTTGATACCTGTCATTGAAGAAGTCCTTGCCCAAAAAATTTTAGTTGTGATAACTTCCAGAACCTATACGGGAAGGGTCTTGCCAGAATATGGTTATGATGGAGGAGGAAAACATTTGGAATCCATTGGCTGTATTCTTGCCAGCGATATGAAAGGAGTAAAAGTTCGCTTGAAATTAATGGCTCTTTTCGGTAAATATCATGATGTAGATATAGTAAGGCGCTTCTTTATCCAAAGCTTGTTATGA
- a CDS encoding glycosyl transferase, producing MNILLLTYYFPPCGGAAVQRWIRLIKALDKQGVKIYVVTTLAGDYPYLDESLLSQIPASVKVYRSKPIRFGKFWRILGQKELPYGSLQNKKNDKPLKKLLYWLRLNLIVPDLRIGWNPSAYKTALNVLQQNKIDFVITTGPPHSTHLVGLRLKKRYGIQWRTDFRDPMSEIYYLKLNPPSRLTMALHKYLEKKIIQTADCNYIISKGIAESLPEGKKVILYNGFDPEDFKDLHYARTDKFRIKYVGQITAGQDATPLLNALSNLNLPKIEFSLIGTRDFPKTNIPIVKIPFLPHRQALQELVNAELLVLLINAYEGKEGMLTTKLFEYIASR from the coding sequence ATGAACATATTGCTTCTCACTTATTATTTTCCTCCCTGTGGAGGTGCTGCCGTGCAAAGATGGATTCGCTTGATCAAAGCTTTGGATAAACAGGGAGTAAAGATTTATGTTGTAACAACTTTGGCAGGTGATTATCCTTATCTGGATGAAAGTTTGCTTTCTCAAATTCCTGCTTCGGTTAAAGTGTATCGCAGTAAACCAATCCGTTTTGGTAAATTTTGGCGCATTTTGGGACAAAAAGAATTGCCCTATGGTTCGCTGCAAAATAAAAAAAATGACAAACCCTTGAAAAAGTTATTATATTGGTTACGCTTAAATTTAATCGTTCCCGATTTACGCATTGGTTGGAATCCCTCGGCTTATAAAACTGCGCTGAATGTCTTACAACAAAATAAAATTGATTTTGTCATTACTACTGGTCCACCCCATTCTACGCATTTGGTGGGATTGAGATTAAAAAAACGCTATGGAATACAGTGGCGAACAGATTTCCGCGATCCGATGTCGGAAATATATTATCTGAAATTAAATCCACCTTCCCGTTTGACTATGGCTTTGCATAAGTATTTGGAAAAGAAAATTATCCAGACAGCCGATTGTAATTATATCATCAGTAAAGGAATTGCAGAATCCCTTCCCGAAGGCAAAAAAGTAATTCTTTATAACGGATTTGACCCGGAGGATTTTAAGGACTTGCATTATGCACGAACAGACAAATTCAGAATAAAATATGTGGGTCAGATAACTGCCGGACAAGATGCAACCCCTTTGCTAAATGCTCTCAGCAATTTAAATTTGCCTAAAATCGAATTTTCTTTAATCGGGACAAGGGACTTTCCGAAAACAAATATACCCATAGTAAAAATTCCTTTTTTACCTCATCGGCAAGCATTACAGGAATTGGTGAATGCTGAACTATTGGTTTTGCTGATCAATGCTTATGAGGGTAAGGAAGGAATGCTAACCACCAAACTTTTTGAATATATTGCTTCCCG
- a CDS encoding glycosyltransferase family 4 protein codes for MKIAILGPAPPFRGGISRFAYALAKAFLELGHNVQFYNFYKQYPALLFPGKGQLDRTFPENEFENLRLLIPWSFKSWKLTINALKKYNPDVIIVSWFLPYFAPAYGYILKRLADPNIIILAHNVSAHEKWPGEKQLLQYVFKPATKIVTLSKATLDELQAKLPLFISKKGVLGFHPCYDYKTNINDISNKTNTLLFFGLIKPYKGLDVLLKAMPTVIKVVPDAKLIIAGEVYGNSNIYTRQIQELGIEKNVETHFHYIGDPEIARFFSASCLCILPYKSASQSGVIATSYGFGVPVLASDIGGLGEYVIDNETGYLVPPANPEALAEKIIIHLKQKPDMSKAIADFTKRYSWKALAELLIQ; via the coding sequence ATGAAAATTGCCATATTAGGCCCCGCTCCTCCTTTTAGAGGTGGAATTTCTCGTTTTGCTTATGCTCTGGCAAAAGCATTTCTGGAATTGGGACATAATGTTCAATTCTATAATTTTTACAAACAATATCCTGCTTTGCTTTTCCCTGGAAAAGGGCAATTGGATCGGACTTTTCCCGAAAATGAATTTGAAAATTTGCGCCTTCTTATCCCTTGGTCTTTTAAAAGCTGGAAACTTACAATCAACGCACTGAAAAAATATAACCCTGATGTTATAATCGTTTCTTGGTTTTTGCCTTACTTTGCACCTGCTTACGGATATATTTTGAAGCGTTTAGCTGATCCAAACATAATTATTTTGGCACATAATGTTTCAGCTCACGAAAAATGGCCGGGAGAAAAACAACTACTGCAATATGTATTTAAACCAGCTACGAAAATAGTTACTTTAAGTAAAGCAACCCTTGATGAACTTCAGGCAAAATTACCTTTATTTATCTCTAAAAAAGGGGTCTTGGGGTTTCATCCCTGTTATGATTACAAGACAAACATAAATGATATATCCAACAAAACCAATACTTTGCTTTTTTTTGGTTTGATAAAGCCCTATAAAGGACTGGATGTTTTGCTGAAAGCAATGCCGACAGTCATTAAAGTGGTTCCCGATGCTAAATTAATCATCGCTGGTGAGGTCTATGGCAATAGTAATATCTATACAAGACAGATTCAAGAATTGGGTATAGAGAAAAATGTGGAAACCCATTTTCACTATATTGGCGATCCTGAAATTGCCCGTTTCTTTTCCGCATCCTGTTTGTGTATTTTACCTTATAAAAGTGCTTCCCAAAGCGGAGTTATAGCCACTTCCTATGGTTTTGGCGTTCCTGTTTTGGCAAGTGATATTGGTGGTTTGGGAGAATATGTTATAGATAACGAAACCGGTTATTTGGTTCCTCCTGCTAATCCTGAAGCTTTAGCGGAAAAAATAATTATCCATTTAAAACAGAAACCTGATATGAGCAAAGCCATAGCAGATTTTACCAAACGGTATTCTTGGAAAGCTCTGGCTGAACTATTGATTCAATAA